The DNA region GTGCTCCAGGCCATCATCGAGGGTGTCGCCATCAACTATCCCGAGGCCGTGCTCATCGTCCTGCTGGTGGACGAGCGCCCGGAAGAGGTGACGGAGATGGAGATGCTGGGCCACGGCGAGGTGGTCGCCAGCTCGTTCGACTGCCCCGCCGAGCGCCACGTGGCCGTCGCCGAGATGGTGCTGGAGCAGGCGCGCCGCCAGGTGGAGAGCGGCAAGGACGTGGTGATCGTGCTCGACTCGCTCACCCGGCTGGCCCGCGCGTACAACACCACCGAGCGCGGCACCGGCCGCATGCTCTCGGGCGGCATCGACGCGGGCGCGCTGGAGAAGCCCAAGCGCTTCTTCGGGTCGGCGCGCAAGGTGCGCGGCGGTGAGGGCAGCCTCACCATCATCGCCACCGCGCTGATCGAGACGGGCAGCCGCGGCGACGAGGTGATCTTCGAGGAGTTCAAGGGCACCGGCAACTGCGAGATCGTGCTGGACCGCGAGCTCGCCGACAAGCGCATCTTCCCCGCGATCAACGTGGAGAAGAGCGGCACCCGGCGCGAGGACCTGCTCCTCCCGCCCGAGGCCATCGACAAGGTGTACCAGCTTCGCCGCGCGCTGCACTCGCTGCAGCCGGACGATGCCGTGCAGCTGCTCGTCAAGCAGATGTCCGACACCAAGTCCAACACCGAGCTTCTCGCCAAGCTGCGCTGAACACCTCGGCCGCAAAAAGTTCGAGATCGGAACGAAAGGGCGGACCTCCACCGGAGGCCCGCCCTTTCTGCGTATACTGTCGAGGCGCTATGGCGCTTGGCCGTGCGTGCATTCATCCGTAGAATGCGGACCTACGTCGGGTCGATGGACCGCGCGAGCCCGCAAACTTGGATTGGCCTCCACCTCAACGGGAGCGCGCGAATGGTTCCGGACGAGAAAGCGGAAGATGAGAGCCGGCGAGTTGCCCTGGCCCGGGAAGCCGAGATCGAACGGCGCATCGCGGAGATCGATTCCGGAGCCGTCGAGCTGGTTCCGGCGGAGCAGGTGTTCGCCGAGCTTCGAGCGCGCCTCCGATCTCTGCCTGCGCCCTCGCGGATGCGCCTTCCCCCAGCTGACGCAGCGCATCGCGCCATCGTAGGGTGCTGACCTGTGTGCTCGCCCGTCTCCCGGCGGCGAGTCATCTCAAATCCACGCAAGCGTTTATGCATGTAGGGATTCGATTCGTCGCATCCGCGCCGCCCGCATGCGACACGCCTTCGGGTGAACGACGTAGCGCATCGCCTGGTCCCTATCGCCTGCCTTCGCCCCGATGCCCAAAAGCTGACCACTGTCGATAAACACACTCCCGGCCTCACATCTCCCGCTCGCGGTCTGACCGCACATGGTTGAGCGATCCACCACCATCCGTGGACATCCGCAACGCGACGCGCGCGTGGCACCTTCAGACGAACACGGACTCCGAAACGAAGACAGCCCCGCCGAAAGGATCGGCGGGGCTGTGGCGTGTGGGACGAGGCTGGATCGTCAGCCGATCAGTCGATTCCCGCGAAGCTGCCGATGACGCGCAGCAGCTCGTGCGTGTCCACCGGCTTGGTGAGGAAGGCCGCGCAGCCGGCAGCCAGCGCCTCGGCGCGCTCGGAGTCGAGCGCGCGGCCGGTGAGCGCGACGATGGGGATGCGGGTGCCGCCGGGGGCGGTGAGGGCGCGGGCCACGTCCAGCCCGCCCATGTCCGGCAGGCCCAGGTCGAGGACCACGACGTCGGGCCGGCTCTCGCCCGCCAGCCGAAGCGCGTCGGCCCCGCGGGCGGCGGAGGCCACGCGGAAGCCGCTGTCTTCCAGCAGGATGGTGAAGGCGGTGCGGATGGCGTCGTTGTCCTCCACGAGCAGCACCGCGGGCGCGGGAGCGCTCACGCCTGGCCCACGCGGTGCGCCGCCTCGACCGTGGGGAGGGTGAAGTAGAAGCGGCTGCCGTTGCCCAGCTCGCTCTCCACCCAGATCTCGCCGCCGTGCAGCTGCACGAACTTGCGTGCGATGGCCAGGCCCAGGCCCGTGCCGTGGTGCATGCGGGCGCGCGACGCGTCGACCTGCGCGAACTCCTGGAAGATCAGCTCGTGGTTGCGCGCGTCGATGCCGATGCCGCTGTCGCTGACCACCACCTCCAGCCACGCCTCGTCGTGCCGCGCGCGGCGGGCCTCCACGCGCACGCTGCCCAGGTCCGGCGTGAAGTCGATCGCGTTGCCGATGAGGTTGCCCAGCACGTGCGCCACCTTGTCGCGGTCGGCGTGCACCAGCGGCAGCTCGCCGTTCAGCGCCGCCTCGTAGCGCAGGTTCTTGCGCTCGATGAGCGACGCGTTCATCTCGTATACCGACTGCACCACCTCGGCCACGTCGAACTCGGTGGGCTGCAGGACGATGGCGCGGGCGTTGGTGCGGGCGTAGGTGAGGATCTCCTCGATCATGGCCAGGAGCTGCCGGCAGCTGCCGATCATGCTCTCGATGGCCTCGCGCTGCCGGGGGCTGATCTCGCCCAGCAGGCCGTCGCGCAGGATCTCGCCGTAGGTGACGATGGCCGTGAGCGGCGTGCGCAGCTCGTGCGAGACGTTGGTCAGGAACTGCGACTTGGCCACGTCCAGGTTGCGCAGCTCCAGCACCGTGCGCTCCAGCTCCTCCACGCGCCGGGCCAGCCCCTCGCGGCCGGACGGAGCGTGCGCGCCGTCCAGCTCCACGGTGACGGCGGCCGTCTCGGCGGCGCCGGGCTCGCCGGCCAGCCGGAAGCCCTCGCGCGCGAGGACCTCGCGCAGCCTGGCCGCCGTCTCGTGATCGCCCTGGATGTGCAGTCGGAGATCGGTCATGCCCGCCTGGATGGGAAAACGGATGGGGTGCGTCAATTTAGACGGCGGCTCCAGCCGGTGCAAGGAGATCGTCCCCGTCCACCTCCTCGGCCAGAAGCTGCCGCCGCTGGAGCGCGGCGTACACGCCGCCGGCACGCAGAAGCGCCTCGTGAGTGCCCTGCTCGGCCACGCGCCCGCCGTCCAGCACCAGGATCAGGTCGGCGTGCATCACCGCCGTCACGCGGTGGCTCACGATCACGCTGGTGCGCCCGGCCAGGACGCCGCGCAGCCCCTCCAGGATCTCGTACTCGGTGTGCGTGTCCACGGCGCTCAGCGCGTCGTCCAGCACCAGCACGGGCGCGTCACGGGCCACGGCGCGGGCCAGGGCGGCGCGCTGTTTCTGCCCGCCGGACAGGTTGATGCCGCGCTCGCCCAGCAGCGTGTCGTACCCGCCGGGGAACTCCTCCACCGTGTCGTGCAGCCTCGCCACGCGGGCGGCGTCGCGGATGCGGTCACCGGCCGCCTCCTCTTCCGCGTCCTCGAAGCCCAGCGCCAGGTTCTCGCGGATCGTGGTCGAGAAGAGGAAGGTGTCCTGCGGCACCAGTGCCACGGCCGCCCGCAGGCGCGCCAAGTCCCAGTTGGCCACCGGCACGCCGTCCAGCAGCACCTCGCCCTCCGTGGGGTCGTACAGGCGCGAGAGCAGGGCGATGACGGTGGATTTCCCCGAGCCCGTGGGGCCTACGATGGCGGCGGTCTCGCCGGGGCGGACGTGGAAGCTGAGGCCGTCGAGGACGTCGCGCTCCGTACCGGGATACCGGAAGCGGACGCCGCGGAACTCGATCTCCCCGCGCACCTCGGCCGGGGCGTACGCGCCGGGACGGGTGGCGACGGCGGGCTCCATCGCCAGGATGCGGGAGACGCGGCCCATCGACGCGCCGCCGCGCTGGAAGAGGTTGACCACCCATCCCAGCGCGATCATGGGCCAGGTCAGCATCCCCAGGTAGACGATGAAGAGCACGAACTCGCCCACGGTGATACGGCCCGCGGCGATGGCGCTGCCGCCCATCCACAGGCTGACCGCCATCGCCAGCCCGGCCAGCAGCGTCAGCAGCGGGTAGAAGAGGCCCGACGTGCGCGCCAGGCCCACGTTCTGGTCCATGTACTCGCGCGAGAGAGCGGCGAAGCGGCCCGTCTGGTACTCCTCCTGCCCGTACGCCTTCACGATCCGGGCGCCGGCCAGGTTCTCCTGCGCCATGGTGGAGAGCACGCCGAACTGCTCCTGGATCTTCTCGAACCGGTCGTGGATCACGTTGCCGAAGCCGATGGTGACCGGCGGCAGCAGCACCATCGGCACCAGCGACAGCACCGTCATACGCGCGTCGATCCACGCCATGCGCCCCAGGGCGAAGACGGCGAACACCACGGTGTTGGCGAGGTACATGTAAGCTGGGCCCGCCACCATCCGCACGGCGGAGATGTCGTTCGTCGCGCGGCTCATGATCTCGCCCGTGGGGTGGCCGCCGAAGAACCCGGCGTCCAGCCGCAGCAGGTGCGCGAAGAGGTCGTCGCGCAGGTCGTTCTCCACCCGCCGGCTGACGCCGTTCAGGATCTCGCGCATCCCGTAGCGGCCCGCGCCGCTCAGGAGCGCGAAGAGGACGAGGAGACCGGCGTACCGCGCGATCATCGGCGCGCCGCCGGCGCCCTGGCGGTCCAGCACGTCGGTGCCCCACTTGATGCACTCCACGCTCGCCATGTTCAGGGCGTTGGAGGCCACGACCAGCACGATCCCCCACGCGATGAGGACGCGGTAGGGCCGCAGGTAGGGCAGAAGTGCGCGCAGCTGCTTCACTCGAAACCTGGCATGTGGGTTGCCCCTTCCGCCTGGCGCCGGCGCCCGGAAGGGGATGGTGACGATAACCCCGCCACGGCCCGCAAATCAAGTAATCACACGGATCAGGAGCCCTCCCATGCACATCAACAGAGCCGTCCCGGCCGTGCTCTTCGCGCTTTCTCTGTCCTCCCTGGTGGGCGCCTGCTCGCGCGATTCGGACACCGCCGACCGCAAGGCCCTCGAGCAGCAGGCGCTGCAGAAGGACGTGGACCTCGCACTTCAACCGGACACCACCGCGCAGCCGCAGCTTCGCGACGTGCCGCTGACCGACACTGCGGCCCCGCCCGCGCCGGTGCCCGCCCCCGCGCCCGAGGCGCCGCCGCAGCCGGCACCGCGCGCCACGCCGCCACCCCCGCGCCCGCACCGCGAGCTTCCGCAGCGCACGCAGCCGGAGGCCTCCGCTCCCGCGCCGGCCGCCCCGAGCCAGCCCGCCGGGCCGCAGTACGTGACGCGCCGCGCCCCGGCCGGGAGCACCTTCTCGGTCCGCATCGACCAGGAGCTGAGCACGCGCACCATGCGCGAGGGCGACGACTTCACCGCCACGCTCGCCGAGGCCATCACGGACGGCGAGGGCAACACGGTGATTCCCGCCGGCGCCACGGTGCACGGACGGGTGGTGAACGTGGCCGCGTCCAACCGCGCGGGGCAGAACTCGAACATCGGCGTGGCGTTCAGCTCCATCAGCTACGGCGGCGAGCGTTACCCCATCGACGGGACCGTCGTCAGCTCGCCAGCGGTGCGGCGCGTGAGCCGCGAGACGCGCGGGCAGCAGGCGGCGAAGGTGGGCGGCGGCGCGGTGGCGGGCGCGGTGCTGGGCCGCATCCTGGGCCACAGCACCAAGAGCACCATCGCAGGCGCGGTGGTCGGCGCCGCAGCGGGCACCGCAGCCTCCATCGCCACCGCCGACGTGGACGCGATCATCCCCGCCGGCTCCACCGCCACCGTCCGCATCGACAGCCCCATCGCCGTCCGCAAGCGCACCGACGAGTGAGCCTCGGCGTGCCGTCGTTCATTTCGGTAGATGAACGGCGCGTGATCGGTAGATGCGAGAAGCGCCCCGTCGGTCCGTCCGCCGGGGCGCTTCTCTTTCGGTGTTCGACGATGGCCGACGTGAGATGACGTGCGCAGCCTTCGATCACCCGCCCCCCCGATCCGACCCGCGGCATCTCTGCGGATGCGGACGTTGATCCGAACGTCGGGAGATTGGATGGCCGGATCGCGGGAAACGAAGAGCCCTCCGATGATCGTTGTCATTGGAGGGCTTTTCCTGTCGGGCGATGCGTGCTCGACCTCGCCGGGTCAGCAGAGACCCAGCCGTCGCGCGAGGTCGGCGGGCGGGAGGATCGACAGGCCACGGATGCGGAGGTCGCCGCTCTCCGGGTCGCGCATCGCGCCCGATTCGAAGTCGCTCATGTTGTACGTGGCGAGGTACTGCGCCCGGCCGGCGAGCGCAGCCTCCAAGACACCGCGGTCCTCCACGTCGCGAAGGGGGAGGACGCCCGCACCGCCGACGATCAGGTTCGGCAGCGATGCGAGCTCGGCGATGAGCTCCGTGCGCTCGGCCGCCAGCACGAGGCTGAGCCGCAGCGGGGGACGCTGGAGCACGTCGGTGAGCCGGTCCAGCATCGCGCGCGAGATCACGAGATCGAAGCGCCCGCTCCGGCACGCGTCCACCAGCCGGATCGGCGTGGTATCCCGCCGGCCCATCCCAACCGCGATCTCGGCGGCGACGAAGACGTTCAGATCCAGGCACACACGCGTCGGAGTGCTTGCCACCTACGCCTCGGGCCCGGTCGTCATCTCCACCGCGATTCTTGCGATCTCCTCCTCCGAAAGATCCGCCGCAGGCAAGGAGCCCTTCTTCTGGACCGCACGCGCCATCCGTTCGTCCGTGATCTCCCACCGGACGTTGAGCAAAGCACGGCTCATCTGCGCGATGGCGCGATCGAGGATCCCGGAATGGGACTCTTCCTCGGCAGCGCTGATCTCCAGGAACGCACGTCGCGCCGAGGCCGGAAGCTGCGCGTATAGCTCCAACGCAGTGCTCCCCACCTGTGCTTGTTTGCGGCCCTCCTCGCGCGTGATCTGGTCGATCCGCCTCTTGAGAAGCTCCGAGGTATATGCAGAGATCGTTGGCATGAGTGTCTCCTGTAGATAGCTCTCTGGATCGAAGTTCACGTCATGCGTCTGCTGTGTCAATGGAAACTGTAGAAACTATAGAAAGACTTCGGGGGCATCCTCTCTACTGACTGACGTATCAGAACGGAAACCCTCAGCTACTCCACGTCGGCGGAGTTCCGTGGCACCGGCTGACCCGCAGCGGGGGACCAGCGATGGTGGGTCCGTTGTTCGAACCCTAGCCACGCCACGGGCCGAGGCGCGGGAGCCAGCGGGGGACGTGGCGGGTGAAGGCGGCGTAGTCGTCTGGGAACGATGCGCGGAGCGTCGGCTCCTCGTACGCGAGGACGAACAGGTGCATCAGCAACCAGACGAGGGCGCCGTAGACGAGGACGCGTGTCTGGCCCAGCAACAGCCCCTGGCCGAGGATCAGCGAGACGACGGCGACGTACATCGGGTTGCGCACGAAGCGGTAAGGCCCGGTGACGACCAGACGCTCCGTCGGCGCGACGGGCGCGGGGGTGCCGCGGCCTTCCAGCGCGAACCGCGCGAACGCATCGATCAGCAGCACCATGCCGAGCGCCAGCACGAGCCCGCCAATCCAGCGCATTGCCTCGAAGCCCAGCAGCGGCGGCCGCATCTCCCATCGGCTGATCCACCGGGGCGCTACGCCAGCCACGAAGCCGGGCGCGACGAACAGGAAGAGGATCGATCCCAGCACCGAGCTCGTTCGTCTCATGGCCGCACCTCCAGGATGGATGGTGAGCACGCGCTACATCTACCGACCTGCCGGCGTTCCTCTGCCGTCCCTGGATCGTCATCGGACGGCTCGATCTCTACTGCACCGTCGGGCGGACTTCCGTGACGCCTACTGCGCCGCCGCCGCGCCGGGGGTCGGCGATGCCGGAGAGGATGCCGCCGGGGAGGACGAAGATGGACTGCACGTCGCCCTGGTAGCCCGGCCGCTCGGCGACTGCGTGGCCCATGGTGCGGAGCGCGGCGAGAGTTGCGGGGGGAAGGCCGCCGTGCTCGTAGTACAGCGTGTCCGGCAGGTTCTGATGATGCAGACGCGGCGCCGCGGCAAGCTCGGCAGCCGTCATCCGGAAGTCGATCGCGTCGGAGACGGTGCCCGCGATGGAGGTGATGATGGTGGAGCCGCCCGGCGTGCCCGTGACCAGCCGCACGCGCCCGGCGGAGTCGAGCACGATGGTGGGCGCCATGGCGGACAGCATCCGCTTGCCGGGCGCGATGGCATTGGCCGCCCCCTGCACCAGGCCGAACTGGTTGGGGACGCCCGGCTTGGACGTGAAGTCGTCCATCTCGTTGTTGAGCAGGAAGCCCGCGCCGGTGACCGTGACGCCGCTGCCGTACAGGGAGTTCAGCGTGGTCGTGACGGCGACCGCGTTCCCCTTGCCGTCCATCACCGAAAAGTGCGTGGTGTGGTTGCCCTCCGGTGCGGGCCCGAGGCCCGGCGTCACGGTGGACGACGGCGTGTTTCGGTTCGGCTGGATGGTCGCGCGGC from Longimicrobiaceae bacterium includes:
- a CDS encoding isoprenylcysteine carboxylmethyltransferase family protein gives rise to the protein MRRTSSVLGSILFLFVAPGFVAGVAPRWISRWEMRPPLLGFEAMRWIGGLVLALGMVLLIDAFARFALEGRGTPAPVAPTERLVVTGPYRFVRNPMYVAVVSLILGQGLLLGQTRVLVYGALVWLLMHLFVLAYEEPTLRASFPDDYAAFTRHVPRWLPRLGPWRG
- the rho gene encoding transcription termination factor Rho is translated as VLQAIIEGVAINYPEAVLIVLLVDERPEEVTEMEMLGHGEVVASSFDCPAERHVAVAEMVLEQARRQVESGKDVVIVLDSLTRLARAYNTTERGTGRMLSGGIDAGALEKPKRFFGSARKVRGGEGSLTIIATALIETGSRGDEVIFEEFKGTGNCEIVLDRELADKRIFPAINVEKSGTRREDLLLPPEAIDKVYQLRRALHSLQPDDAVQLLVKQMSDTKSNTELLAKLR
- a CDS encoding response regulator, translating into MSAPAPAVLLVEDNDAIRTAFTILLEDSGFRVASAARGADALRLAGESRPDVVVLDLGLPDMGGLDVARALTAPGGTRIPIVALTGRALDSERAEALAAGCAAFLTKPVDTHELLRVIGSFAGID
- the ggt gene encoding gamma-glutamyltransferase; its protein translation is LQPAIALADGIVVHERLASSLSRNERILHAFPATSAVFLKDGRPLRVGERLAQPDLAATLRRIADGGTDGFYRGRTAELVEAEMRRGGGIITAADMAAYRAVWRDPIRFRYRGFEVISMPPPSSGGATMAEMLKILEGYDLRAAGFLSPRHVHLFTEAARRAYADRNTYLADPDFVPQPVARMTSAAYAATRRATIQPNRNTPSSTVTPGLGPAPEGNHTTHFSVMDGKGNAVAVTTTLNSLYGSGVTVTGAGFLLNNEMDDFTSKPGVPNQFGLVQGAANAIAPGKRMLSAMAPTIVLDSAGRVRLVTGTPGGSTIITSIAGTVSDAIDFRMTAAELAAAPRLHHQNLPDTLYYEHGGLPPATLAALRTMGHAVAERPGYQGDVQSIFVLPGGILSGIADPRRGGGAVGVTEVRPTVQ
- a CDS encoding HAMP domain-containing sensor histidine kinase; this translates as MTDLRLHIQGDHETAARLREVLAREGFRLAGEPGAAETAAVTVELDGAHAPSGREGLARRVEELERTVLELRNLDVAKSQFLTNVSHELRTPLTAIVTYGEILRDGLLGEISPRQREAIESMIGSCRQLLAMIEEILTYARTNARAIVLQPTEFDVAEVVQSVYEMNASLIERKNLRYEAALNGELPLVHADRDKVAHVLGNLIGNAIDFTPDLGSVRVEARRARHDEAWLEVVVSDSGIGIDARNHELIFQEFAQVDASRARMHHGTGLGLAIARKFVQLHGGEIWVESELGNGSRFYFTLPTVEAAHRVGQA
- a CDS encoding PIN domain-containing protein — its product is MASTPTRVCLDLNVFVAAEIAVGMGRRDTTPIRLVDACRSGRFDLVISRAMLDRLTDVLQRPPLRLSLVLAAERTELIAELASLPNLIVGGAGVLPLRDVEDRGVLEAALAGRAQYLATYNMSDFESGAMRDPESGDLRIRGLSILPPADLARRLGLC
- a CDS encoding ABC transporter ATP-binding protein — protein: MKQLRALLPYLRPYRVLIAWGIVLVVASNALNMASVECIKWGTDVLDRQGAGGAPMIARYAGLLVLFALLSGAGRYGMREILNGVSRRVENDLRDDLFAHLLRLDAGFFGGHPTGEIMSRATNDISAVRMVAGPAYMYLANTVVFAVFALGRMAWIDARMTVLSLVPMVLLPPVTIGFGNVIHDRFEKIQEQFGVLSTMAQENLAGARIVKAYGQEEYQTGRFAALSREYMDQNVGLARTSGLFYPLLTLLAGLAMAVSLWMGGSAIAAGRITVGEFVLFIVYLGMLTWPMIALGWVVNLFQRGGASMGRVSRILAMEPAVATRPGAYAPAEVRGEIEFRGVRFRYPGTERDVLDGLSFHVRPGETAAIVGPTGSGKSTVIALLSRLYDPTEGEVLLDGVPVANWDLARLRAAVALVPQDTFLFSTTIRENLALGFEDAEEEAAGDRIRDAARVARLHDTVEEFPGGYDTLLGERGINLSGGQKQRAALARAVARDAPVLVLDDALSAVDTHTEYEILEGLRGVLAGRTSVIVSHRVTAVMHADLILVLDGGRVAEQGTHEALLRAGGVYAALQRRQLLAEEVDGDDLLAPAGAAV